The following proteins are encoded in a genomic region of Jaculus jaculus isolate mJacJac1 chromosome 13, mJacJac1.mat.Y.cur, whole genome shotgun sequence:
- the LOC101613586 gene encoding ribulose-phosphate 3-epimerase-like, translating into MHMMVSRPEQWVKPMAVAGAKQYTFHLEATENPGALIKDIRENRMKVGLAINPGTTVEYLAPWANQIDMALVMTVEPGFGGQKFMEDMMPKVHWLRTQFPTLDIEVDGGVGPDTVHKCAEAGANMIVSGSAHYEE; encoded by the coding sequence ATGCATATGATGGTGTCCAGGCCAGAACAGTGGGTAAAGCCAATGGCTGTAGCAGGAGCCAAACAGTATACCTTCCATCTGGAAGCTACTGAGAACCCAGGGGCTTTGATTAAAGACATCCGGGAGAATAGGATGAAGGTTGGTCTTGCCATCAACCCAGGAACTACAGTTGAATATTTGGCACCATGGGCTAATCAAATAGATATGGCCTTGGTTATGACAGTGGAACCTGGGTTTGGAGgacagaaattcatggaagatATGATGCCAAAGGTTCACTGGTTAAGGACCCAGTTCCCAACTTTGGATATAGAGGTCGATGGTGGAGTAGGTCCTGACACTGTCCATaaatgtgcagaggctggagctaACATGATTGTGTCTGGCAGTGCTCATTATGAGGAGTGA